The following DNA comes from Lathamus discolor isolate bLatDis1 chromosome 5, bLatDis1.hap1, whole genome shotgun sequence.
CCAGTTTTAAAATGGGCAACACTAAAATAATTGTGTAAgatgtgatttctttttacCTCAAAACACTTTTATAAAGTAAactgattttaaattattactgTAATACCACAGATAATAAACTCAACACCACTTACAATAATTGTCACATAATaaactgggaaaaaatgagtgtgcagtgatttttatttttatttttttctaaatccaCTGCTTAACCTTTAGTAAGCTATTTGGTCATATGTATGATGGAGGTTTCAGTCtaataaaaagaatatattgCTCAGGTTTTAAACCAGTTCAGTAGGAGCTCTTTCGGGAAGATTGAAAGCCAACAACCTTTCACCTTCAACTGAATAAATCATATCCcatttaattcagtttttattCAATGAAATGATGTATAAAAACTTACAAATCTGAGAACTTAACTATACACAAAAAGATGATACTCAGTTTAAATGTATATGCAGAGAAGAGCTGTAGTTTGTGATTTGccctcccacccctccccaAAACCACACACTGTCTCCATTTATGATGGGGCACTTATTCTGTCTGCTTACGCCTTCTGTTGGCCCAGTAATTGCTCCGTGGGCTTCATTGCTGATGTCAGTTTAGGGTTTTAGACTACCAGCAAGAAGTCTGGGCatctatataaaataataagaatCAACAACTTGATTTTGAACACAAAGATGCAGTGCTACcatcagcagtaactaaaactaCAGAATTCACCCTTTCAGGTTTTGCAGACTTTGTCTTGGCTTTGAAAATAATGGGACGCTCACAAAGCAGAATTTGCCAGCACTACAGATTCACTTTAAAACAACCATGATCCCCTATTACTACAATGTCTCTGCACCACTTTTTCCTCTTAACTCATGCCATTAAACCAAATGAAATTGTGGACATTCCTTGCCTGGGTAAAAAGCTTGTCTCTCTCCTTCCATCCAGAATGACTGAAACCTACAGCTAACAATCCATACTTGTGCTGCACTAACAATGGCACTATGCTCACCAGTATGGAATTCCCTAGTTTCCTTTGTAGCTTGGGTGACCTCACTTACCTATTAGCTTCTCCTCAACAGGCcaataaaaatacacacagcTTGGAATGCTTTACAATTGATTAAAAATAACCGTGCCATGACTAGTTTTGACAAACAACTAATAGACATTCTGGGCTGAATCTGAGAGTAGATGGCCAGTTACTTAAAAAGGACATGTGCATTTATTTGCCTGTACCCaatatacacacaaacactttttatatatatatataaacatactatatatatatataatctttaTACATATACAGtattcttatatatatataaagattgCCATCACATTATTATTATAGCTACTTAAGTCAAAATTTGACCAAGTAAGTACTTTGCTTGACTCAATGATGCTATCTGAAACAGATACCCAGAGGCATACTTGAAGGAAAGCATATGGCTAATAGAAACCCAACACCCTCAGCTCTTTTTAACTCGATGAACAGAGATTTTTACATTCACTGCACTGAGAAAAGTTCTGAGGGTTTTAAGTTATAACCGTAACCAACTTGCACATGGTCTTCTAAAAAGCATGGTGTTTTAATCTGCCAGATCTTCTCAAAATGCCTTTTACCAGGGAAActaatgtaaatatatttttttctttgtttaccAAACTGATACTCATTTCTCATTATGCTCATCATTGTATCTAATACACTTTTAAGAAACCTAAATTTTGTTTAAGATCTATTAAATTTGGATTAACTAATACTATCAGCATAGTTAGCTGGATTATTTTTTCACACATTCCTTTGTATTAAAATCAATTATGTTGTGGTTTGACGCAatagctttttgtttgctttggtgggAGAGGCAAGTCCAATTTCCTAACGTGCCAGTACAGTTCTCATTGCTGAAGACAAAGGGTGGGAAGGAGGCTGGTGGAAAAGATGGCAGGGGTACGTGAGGTAAgaggtggggggaggaaaagattgatttaataaaaaacaagtaaagaaactttaaaaaattgaTATAGGTTTCACATTCAGTCTAACAACACTGCTTCCTGCTCCTTTTTGATGGAGGCTAACACTGCATTATCAGTCTCTGTGGCTTCTGTGTCCCCACCACCTAGCAGAATGGAGCGATCTTCTTCTAGTGTAAAGACAGAGTTTTGATTTTGGCACGAATGTTTGACTACTTCATTGGGAGTGGAAAACGTTTTGTCACACAAGTTACATTTGTAGGGCTTGTTGGTCTGTACTAGCATGTTGTCCATTTGACTGCCTTCTTCAAAAGTACAGAGTTCCAGAGTCTGTTTGTCCACCATGGTGTACGTGTCCATGCTCTGGTTTAGGCACACATGTCTGGCAGCCTGGTTAGCCCTACAAAAGCTTTTGTCACAAGTGCTGCATTTGAAGGGCTTGCCagtgtgtatgtacatgtgcTCCCTCCAGTGgcttttctgaataaatttgCGACCACAAATGGAACATTCGTATTTCCGTCTTTTTACTTCCCTCTCTTGATCTGCCTGCTCCAAGTTGTCTATGTCTGCAATATCAGAGGGGGGCGGTGTCTCTGACTGCTGCTGCCCATCAATTATTGGGGAGTCTGAGATCTGCTGCAGCTCGCTGTCACTGATCATCCCTGCTTCAGGCACTTCCACAGCATCTTTATCACCTGTGTTATTACAAAGAGACAAAGACATATTACTTTCTCCCTGCTGGTTAGACGTGAAGGGAACTCCTGTGTGAATCTGCAGGTGCTCACGCAAACTACTTCGCAGATTAAACCGGCGACCACAGAGGTGGCAGGCATAGTATTTCGGGAAGCTTCCGTTCCTTTTCATAATACTTGG
Coding sequences within:
- the ZBTB2 gene encoding zinc finger and BTB domain-containing protein 2 translates to MDLANHGLILLQQLNAQREFGFLCDCTVAIGDVYFKAHKSVLASFSNYFKMLFVHQTSECVRLKATDIQPDIFSYLLHLMYTGKMAPQLIDPVRLEQGIKFLHAYPLIQEASLASQGTFSHPDQVFPLASSLYGIQIADHQIRHPTKVSSATDKLGREPRPQTSRMNQEQVSEGSQLSQLATNLPQVSRTNMSASDPLPSSLSPELVSAAGNNSPSGEEANMEASSSDEQPASLTIAHVKPSIMKRNGSFPKYYACHLCGRRFNLRSSLREHLQIHTGVPFTSNQQGESNMSLSLCNNTGDKDAVEVPEAGMISDSELQQISDSPIIDGQQQSETPPPSDIADIDNLEQADQEREVKRRKYECSICGRKFIQKSHWREHMYIHTGKPFKCSTCDKSFCRANQAARHVCLNQSMDTYTMVDKQTLELCTFEEGSQMDNMLVQTNKPYKCNLCDKTFSTPNEVVKHSCQNQNSVFTLEEDRSILLGGGDTEATETDNAVLASIKKEQEAVLLD